The proteins below come from a single Sphingomicrobium sediminis genomic window:
- the gcvPB gene encoding aminomethyl-transferring glycine dehydrogenase subunit GcvPB — protein MSDLNASGWKPGTPVDGHNAMSGPDTTTGNRALMLEEPLIFEIGDTETTGVDFDFASRLDLAGVIQPEQPTPASETTSRLGNFGRKSEIGLPGLTEPQTVRHYTRLSRQNYAIDLGLFPLGSCTMKHNPRLNEKIARMPGFADVHPLQPTSTVRGALEVINELAFWLIELTGMHSVAMSPKAGAHGELCGILCIRAALEARGDAREVILVPESAHGTNPATAAFAGYRIENIPANEDGRVDLEALKSRLGPDVAGVMITNPSTLGLFERDLKAISDAVHDAGGFVYCDGANFNAIVGKVRPGDLGVDAMHINLHKTFSTPHGGGGPGSGPVVLSEALAPFGPLPYTARTKDGVVHLVEEEDALSFAVEHFGGPLKHFGRMTAFHGQMGMFTRALAYILSHGADGLKQVAEDAVLNANYILRSMEDVVDAPFAKAGPCMHEALFSDKGFAEGLSTLDLAKGLIDEGYHPMTMYFPLVVHGAMLVEPTETESKATLDQFITAFRSVAERAMAGDECLKAAPHYAPRRRLDETLAARQPILAYKTPAPDGSSTGLGAKYGGG, from the coding sequence ATGAGCGACCTCAACGCCTCCGGCTGGAAGCCCGGCACGCCTGTCGACGGGCATAATGCGATGAGCGGTCCCGACACGACGACCGGCAATCGCGCGCTGATGCTCGAAGAGCCGCTGATCTTCGAGATTGGCGATACCGAGACCACCGGCGTCGATTTCGACTTTGCTTCGCGGCTCGACCTCGCTGGCGTGATCCAGCCCGAACAACCGACGCCTGCGAGCGAGACGACCAGTCGCCTCGGCAATTTCGGGCGCAAAAGCGAAATTGGGCTGCCCGGCCTCACCGAGCCCCAGACGGTGCGGCACTATACCCGCCTCAGCAGGCAAAATTACGCCATCGACCTCGGGCTCTTCCCGCTTGGTTCGTGCACGATGAAGCACAATCCGCGTCTCAACGAGAAGATTGCGCGGATGCCCGGCTTTGCCGACGTGCACCCGTTGCAGCCGACCAGCACCGTGCGCGGTGCACTCGAGGTCATCAACGAGCTCGCATTCTGGCTGATCGAACTCACCGGCATGCACAGCGTCGCGATGAGTCCGAAGGCGGGCGCGCACGGCGAGTTGTGCGGAATCCTTTGCATCCGCGCTGCGCTCGAGGCGAGGGGGGATGCCCGCGAGGTCATTCTCGTGCCCGAAAGCGCGCATGGCACCAACCCGGCCACCGCGGCCTTCGCCGGTTACCGGATCGAAAATATCCCGGCTAACGAGGATGGCCGCGTCGATCTGGAAGCACTGAAATCGCGCCTCGGCCCTGACGTTGCCGGCGTGATGATCACCAATCCTTCGACGCTCGGCCTGTTCGAGCGCGACCTCAAGGCTATCTCCGATGCGGTCCATGACGCTGGCGGCTTCGTCTATTGCGACGGGGCGAACTTCAACGCCATCGTCGGCAAGGTCCGCCCCGGCGACCTTGGCGTCGATGCCATGCACATCAACCTGCACAAGACCTTCTCCACCCCGCATGGCGGCGGTGGTCCGGGTTCGGGTCCGGTGGTGCTGTCCGAGGCGCTCGCGCCGTTCGGGCCGCTTCCCTATACCGCCCGCACCAAGGATGGGGTCGTGCATCTGGTCGAGGAAGAGGATGCGCTGAGCTTCGCGGTCGAGCATTTCGGCGGACCGCTCAAGCATTTCGGGCGCATGACCGCCTTTCATGGCCAGATGGGCATGTTCACCCGCGCACTGGCCTACATCCTGAGTCATGGCGCCGACGGCCTCAAACAGGTCGCCGAGGATGCCGTGCTCAATGCAAATTACATTTTGCGTTCGATGGAGGACGTCGTCGATGCGCCGTTCGCCAAGGCCGGGCCGTGCATGCACGAGGCCCTGTTCAGCGACAAAGGCTTTGCCGAAGGTCTCTCGACCCTCGACCTCGCCAAGGGGCTGATCGACGAGGGCTATCACCCGATGACCATGTATTTCCCGCTGGTCGTCCATGGCGCGATGCTGGTCGAGCCGACCGAGACCGAGAGCAAGGCGACGCTGGACCAGTTCATCACGGCGTTCCGCTCGGTTGCCGAGCGCGCCATGGCGGGTGACGAATGCCTCAAGGCCGCCCCGCACTACGCGCCGCGCCGCCGACTCGACGAGACCCTCGCTGCGCGCCAGCCCATCCTTGCCTACAAGACGCCCGCGCCCGACGGCAGTTCGACGGGGCTCGGCGCGAAATATGGGGGCGGATGA
- the folK gene encoding 2-amino-4-hydroxy-6-hydroxymethyldihydropteridine diphosphokinase yields the protein MAKPYRAAVRQDKHLYGIGIGSNRRHVRHGLPQGVVEAAIARLEGDFGLFDASSIVLNRAFGGAGRDFANAAVILESELEPREMLAALKILEYEFGRRPGKRWGPRVLDLDILAWDGGAYHDRHLTVPHPALFDRETALLPLAQIAPHWRVANGPTLAQAADFLRRRKPKA from the coding sequence ATGGCAAAGCCCTATCGGGCAGCGGTGCGCCAAGACAAGCATCTTTACGGGATCGGTATCGGCTCGAACCGCCGTCACGTTCGACATGGACTCCCTCAAGGGGTGGTCGAGGCCGCGATCGCGCGCCTCGAAGGCGACTTTGGACTGTTCGATGCTAGTTCGATCGTCCTCAACCGTGCATTTGGCGGGGCGGGACGCGATTTTGCCAATGCGGCGGTCATCCTCGAAAGCGAGCTCGAACCGCGCGAGATGCTCGCCGCATTGAAGATACTCGAATATGAATTCGGTCGTCGTCCCGGGAAGCGCTGGGGCCCGCGTGTCCTCGACCTCGATATCCTCGCCTGGGACGGGGGCGCCTATCATGATCGCCATCTCACCGTGCCGCATCCGGCGCTATTCGATCGCGAAACGGCACTCCTGCCTCTTGCCCAGATCGCGCCGCATTGGCGGGTCGCCAATGGCCCTACCCTTGCCCAGGCGGCAGATTTTTTGCGCAGAAGGAAACCGAAAGCGTGA
- a CDS encoding PilZ domain-containing protein: MDQSSTNQNRKAPRSHFFMKASIELDGRHHDVRLRNLSAEGALIEAEDLPVEGAEILFRKEKLSVPGRIAWSADGRAGVAFAQRLEPDVVRRHVPQPRQRANAPTRRPGLKSHELSEGERRFAEEWIFGRPPSEG, encoded by the coding sequence ATGGATCAGAGTAGTACGAACCAGAACCGCAAGGCGCCGCGCTCCCACTTCTTCATGAAGGCGAGCATCGAGCTGGACGGCCGTCATCACGACGTCCGCTTGCGCAACCTGTCTGCCGAAGGCGCGCTGATCGAGGCCGAGGACCTGCCGGTCGAAGGTGCCGAGATCCTGTTCCGCAAGGAAAAGCTGTCGGTGCCCGGCCGTATTGCCTGGAGCGCCGATGGTCGTGCCGGTGTCGCGTTCGCGCAGCGGCTCGAACCCGATGTCGTGCGTCGCCATGTCCCCCAACCGCGCCAGCGCGCCAACGCGCCGACCCGCCGTCCGGGCCTCAAATCGCATGAGTTGAGCGAGGGCGAGCGTCGTTTCGCGGAAGAATGGATTTTCGGACGTCCGCCGAGCGAAGGCTAG
- the gcvH gene encoding glycine cleavage system protein GcvH: MSLYFTKEHEWIRVDGDVATVGISAHAQEQLGDIVFAETPEAGRTVAKGDDAAVVESVKAASDVYAPVSGEVVEGNEKLADDPALVNSDPEGEGWFFKIKLSDPSELEGLMDEAAYKDFVANL; the protein is encoded by the coding sequence ATGAGCCTCTATTTCACCAAGGAACATGAATGGATCCGCGTCGATGGCGACGTGGCGACGGTCGGCATCTCCGCGCATGCGCAGGAGCAGCTGGGCGACATCGTTTTCGCCGAAACGCCCGAGGCGGGGCGCACTGTCGCCAAGGGCGACGATGCGGCAGTCGTCGAGAGCGTGAAGGCCGCCAGCGATGTCTACGCCCCGGTGTCGGGTGAAGTCGTCGAGGGCAATGAAAAGCTCGCCGACGATCCTGCGCTGGTGAACAGCGATCCCGAAGGCGAGGGCTGGTTCTTCAAGATCAAGCTGAGCGATCCGAGCGAACTTGAAGGCCTGATGGACGAGGCCGCGTACAAGGACTTCGTCGCCAACCTCTAG
- the aguB gene encoding N-carbamoylputrescine amidase yields MTKITVSALQLALGGSVEENIAAVTELVREAASEGAEVVLPPELFEGPYFCREEDETLFATAKPTAKHPSVLAMQKLADELGIYIPTSFFEQDGPHHYNSLAMIAPGGKIEGVYRKSHIPDGPGYEEKFYFRPGNTGFKTWDGPDERRLGVGICWDQWYPETARAMMLMGAEILFYPTAIGSEPHDPDLDTSRMWRRAMIGHAVSNVVPVVAANRIGTECGQRFYGHSFICDERGDLVAEFGAEETGVLTASFDLDKVREHRAAFGFFRDRRPELYGRLTQDI; encoded by the coding sequence ATGACCAAGATCACCGTCTCCGCGCTCCAGCTCGCTCTTGGTGGCAGCGTCGAGGAAAATATCGCCGCCGTGACCGAACTCGTCCGCGAGGCGGCGAGCGAAGGCGCTGAGGTCGTCCTGCCGCCCGAACTGTTCGAAGGCCCCTATTTCTGCCGCGAAGAAGATGAGACCCTCTTCGCGACGGCCAAGCCGACCGCGAAGCATCCAAGCGTGCTGGCGATGCAGAAGCTCGCCGACGAACTCGGTATCTATATCCCGACCAGCTTTTTCGAGCAGGACGGACCGCATCACTACAATTCGCTCGCCATGATCGCGCCGGGCGGCAAGATCGAGGGCGTCTATCGCAAGAGCCACATTCCCGACGGGCCGGGCTATGAGGAGAAATTCTACTTCCGCCCCGGCAATACCGGTTTCAAGACCTGGGACGGCCCCGACGAGCGCCGTCTGGGTGTCGGGATCTGCTGGGACCAATGGTATCCGGAAACCGCGCGCGCGATGATGCTGATGGGTGCCGAAATCCTGTTCTACCCGACCGCGATCGGCTCCGAACCGCACGACCCCGACCTCGACACCAGCCGCATGTGGCGCCGTGCGATGATCGGCCATGCAGTGAGCAATGTCGTGCCCGTCGTCGCCGCCAACCGCATCGGCACCGAATGCGGCCAGCGTTTCTACGGCCACAGCTTCATCTGCGATGAGCGCGGTGATTTGGTCGCTGAATTCGGCGCCGAGGAAACGGGCGTCCTGACGGCCAGCTTCGACCTCGACAAGGTCCGCGAACATCGCGCCGCTTTCGGCTTCTTCCGCGACCGGCGACCCGAACTCTACGGACGCCTGACCCAGGACATTTGA
- the gcvPA gene encoding aminomethyl-transferring glycine dehydrogenase subunit GcvPA, with amino-acid sequence MRYLPLSDADRASMLEKIGVESVDDLFVDVPEEARLDGPIRGLPTHASEMAVEKHMRRLSKKNLAAADAPFFLGAGAYRHHVPASVDHIIQRGEFLTAYTPYQPEIAQGTLQMLFEFQSQVARLYGCEIANASMYDGSTACWEAVAMASRIARGKKKKVVLSGALHPHYAEVVRTMAKFTEDEIAGAPPSLTPHPDDDGLIARIDEDTSCVVVQYPDILGRLPDLPRIAEAAHEKGALLIAVNTEPVALGAIEAPGNLGADIVVGEGQSIGVGLQFGGPYLGLFAIRDPKHVRMMPGRLCGETVDAEGKRGYVLTLSTREQHIRREKATSNICTNSGLCALAFSVHMTLLGEKGLRALAAENHRLACLAADQLGAIEGVTLLNAHFFNEFTLKVGRDARALVRDLADKGVLAGVSLGRLYPDSDGLDDALLVAVTETTTEEDIHTLCAVLKEALS; translated from the coding sequence ATGCGTTACCTTCCGCTGTCCGATGCCGATCGGGCATCGATGCTGGAGAAGATCGGGGTCGAGAGCGTCGACGACCTGTTCGTTGACGTGCCCGAAGAGGCGCGGCTCGACGGCCCAATCCGCGGCCTGCCGACCCATGCCAGCGAAATGGCGGTGGAAAAGCATATGCGCCGCCTGTCGAAGAAGAATCTTGCTGCCGCCGACGCGCCTTTCTTCCTCGGCGCCGGCGCCTATCGCCACCATGTCCCGGCGAGCGTCGATCATATCATCCAGCGCGGCGAGTTTCTGACCGCCTACACGCCCTACCAGCCGGAAATCGCGCAGGGCACGCTGCAGATGCTGTTCGAATTCCAGAGCCAGGTGGCGCGGCTCTATGGCTGCGAAATCGCCAATGCGAGCATGTACGATGGCTCGACGGCCTGCTGGGAGGCAGTGGCGATGGCCAGCCGCATCGCGCGCGGCAAGAAGAAGAAAGTCGTCCTCTCGGGCGCGCTGCACCCACATTATGCCGAGGTGGTGCGGACCATGGCCAAGTTCACCGAGGACGAGATCGCCGGTGCACCGCCGAGCCTCACGCCGCATCCGGACGATGACGGCCTGATTGCGCGGATCGACGAGGATACGAGTTGCGTCGTCGTGCAATATCCCGACATTCTTGGCCGCCTGCCTGACCTCCCGCGCATTGCCGAGGCTGCGCACGAAAAGGGCGCGCTGCTGATCGCGGTCAATACCGAACCGGTGGCATTGGGCGCGATCGAGGCACCGGGCAATCTGGGCGCCGATATCGTCGTTGGCGAGGGCCAGTCGATCGGCGTCGGCCTGCAATTTGGCGGGCCCTATCTCGGCCTGTTCGCGATCCGCGATCCCAAGCATGTCCGCATGATGCCGGGCCGCCTGTGCGGCGAGACCGTCGATGCCGAAGGCAAGCGCGGTTATGTCCTCACTTTGTCGACCCGCGAGCAGCATATTCGCCGCGAGAAAGCGACCAGTAATATCTGTACGAATTCAGGGCTTTGCGCGCTGGCCTTCAGTGTCCACATGACCTTGCTGGGCGAGAAGGGGCTGCGCGCGCTGGCGGCGGAGAATCATCGTCTTGCCTGCCTCGCCGCCGACCAGCTTGGCGCGATCGAGGGCGTGACGCTGCTCAATGCGCATTTCTTCAACGAATTCACCCTGAAGGTCGGCCGTGATGCTCGCGCCCTCGTGCGCGATCTTGCCGACAAAGGCGTGCTGGCGGGCGTCTCGCTCGGGCGTCTCTATCCCGACAGTGACGGGCTCGACGATGCGCTGCTCGTAGCCGTCACCGAGACGACGACCGAGGAGGATATCCATACCCTCTGCGCGGTACTGAAGGAGGCGCTGTCATGA
- a CDS encoding agmatine deiminase family protein gives MSIIPPPEWAPHKAMWIGFPSHPDLWEDDLAPAQAEVAAMAKALWAEGEGEEIWLVAATEEAAATARDMAPFAKVVVEPFGDVWLRDTGPVLRSDGRAQGFGFNGWGGKYELEGDDSIGERLAAAAGLPYDKADWILEGGAIDGDGTGTFITTEQCLLNPNRNPGLSREDIEARLKRDLGATRIVWLGDGLANDHTDGHVDNLARFVAPGRVAIPEPAGPDDVNADIYGDAAMRLLDAELEVVAIPSLGTQAADGEIIPASYMNFLIGNAAVIVPIYGAESDLAAIEAIGGLFPDKRIHGLRADHVLTGGGSFHCISQQVPQ, from the coding sequence ATGAGCATCATTCCGCCGCCAGAATGGGCGCCGCACAAGGCGATGTGGATCGGTTTCCCGAGCCATCCCGATCTGTGGGAAGACGATCTCGCGCCGGCACAGGCCGAAGTCGCCGCGATGGCCAAGGCGCTATGGGCCGAGGGCGAAGGCGAGGAGATCTGGCTGGTCGCCGCCACGGAAGAAGCCGCCGCGACGGCGCGCGACATGGCGCCCTTCGCCAAGGTCGTCGTCGAACCATTCGGTGATGTATGGCTCCGCGATACCGGCCCCGTGCTCCGCAGCGATGGCCGGGCGCAGGGCTTCGGCTTCAACGGCTGGGGCGGCAAATATGAGCTTGAAGGCGACGATAGCATCGGCGAGCGGCTCGCGGCCGCGGCCGGCCTGCCCTACGACAAGGCCGACTGGATCCTCGAGGGCGGCGCGATCGACGGCGATGGCACCGGCACCTTCATCACCACCGAGCAATGCCTGCTCAATCCCAACCGCAATCCCGGCCTGTCGCGCGAAGACATCGAAGCGCGGCTGAAACGTGACCTTGGCGCGACCAGGATCGTCTGGCTGGGCGACGGGCTCGCCAACGACCATACGGACGGCCATGTCGATAATCTGGCGCGCTTCGTGGCGCCGGGCAGAGTGGCCATTCCCGAGCCGGCAGGTCCCGACGATGTGAACGCCGACATCTATGGTGACGCGGCGATGCGCCTGCTCGACGCGGAGCTGGAAGTCGTCGCCATCCCCTCGTTGGGAACGCAGGCCGCGGATGGCGAGATCATTCCGGCCAGCTACATGAACTTCCTCATCGGCAATGCCGCCGTCATCGTCCCAATCTACGGCGCCGAAAGCGACCTTGCCGCCATCGAAGCAATTGGCGGGCTCTTTCCCGACAAGCGCATCCACGGCCTTCGCGCCGACCATGTCCTGACGGGCGGCGGCTCGTTCCACTGCATTTCGCAACAGGTACCACAATGA
- a CDS encoding ABA4-like family protein encodes MMDWGNLFTIANTAILLPWAALILAPRNGSVHALIFYLGVGLLALAYTVLFGTLIFSDDGVDWSEFGSLEGVMRLFDSEPGVLLGWIHYLAFDLFVGQWIAKDADHKMVSRLVQAPILLLTLMAGPFGLLVWMIVRERRARAMAGIKSRA; translated from the coding sequence ATGATGGATTGGGGTAACCTTTTCACCATCGCCAACACCGCCATTCTGCTGCCGTGGGCGGCGCTGATCCTCGCACCGCGCAATGGCAGCGTGCATGCGCTGATCTTTTACTTGGGCGTCGGCCTGCTCGCGTTGGCCTACACCGTCTTGTTCGGCACGTTGATCTTCAGCGATGACGGGGTCGACTGGAGCGAGTTCGGGAGCCTCGAAGGTGTCATGAGGCTGTTCGACAGCGAGCCCGGGGTGCTGCTTGGCTGGATCCATTATCTCGCGTTCGACCTGTTCGTTGGCCAATGGATTGCCAAGGATGCCGATCACAAGATGGTGAGCCGCCTCGTCCAGGCGCCGATCCTTCTCCTGACGCTGATGGCGGGGCCGTTCGGCCTTCTGGTCTGGATGATCGTGCGCGAGCGTCGCGCCCGAGCGATGGCCGGGATCAAGAGCCGGGCGTGA
- a CDS encoding GNAT family N-acetyltransferase: MSSGLTGERANELKTERLTLRRARPDDAEALHVLFTDEETMECWSTPVHQNMDQTEDWLASMIDAPEDHSDDFIVEKDGELIGKCGLWRVPEIGFMIRRDHWGQGLATEALDAFISYISGRGLPYMFADVDPANPGSLRALEKVGFSRSGYKEKAMQHGERWVDSVYLRRDL, encoded by the coding sequence GTGAGTAGCGGCCTGACCGGTGAACGCGCCAACGAGCTCAAGACCGAGCGGCTGACGCTTCGCCGTGCGCGCCCAGATGATGCCGAAGCGCTGCATGTCCTTTTCACAGACGAGGAGACGATGGAATGCTGGTCCACGCCCGTCCATCAGAACATGGATCAGACAGAAGACTGGCTGGCCAGCATGATCGATGCGCCCGAAGACCATAGCGACGATTTCATCGTCGAGAAGGATGGCGAGTTGATCGGCAAGTGCGGACTGTGGCGCGTGCCCGAAATCGGTTTCATGATCCGCCGCGACCATTGGGGGCAGGGGCTGGCGACCGAAGCGCTCGACGCCTTCATCTCCTACATTTCCGGACGCGGCCTGCCCTACATGTTCGCCGATGTCGATCCCGCCAATCCTGGCTCGCTACGGGCGTTGGAAAAGGTCGGGTTTAGCCGTTCGGGCTACAAGGAAAAGGCGATGCAGCATGGGGAGCGCTGGGTCGACAGCGTCTATCTGCGTCGCGATCTCTAG
- a CDS encoding PilZ domain-containing protein, producing MTETMMETTLYSLNEESPSPEQADRRTGERHLTLFRVGSVVIDKRRELCLIKNISAGGMMIRAYCAIEEGDELSVELKNGDPIKGRVSWVKGQNVGVAFHEPIDIIEILSTSMDGPRPRMPRIEIDCPVTLYIDSKPVQAKGCDVSQGGVKLQIAERLENGGKDIGVSLPGLAPVRASVKWQEDGYAGVTFNSLMPLAELVAWLEGQRGPVRKVG from the coding sequence GTGACTGAGACGATGATGGAAACCACGCTCTATTCGCTCAACGAGGAGAGCCCGTCGCCCGAGCAGGCCGACCGCCGCACCGGTGAACGCCATCTGACCCTGTTCCGGGTCGGATCCGTAGTCATCGACAAACGCCGCGAACTCTGCCTCATCAAGAATATCTCCGCAGGCGGCATGATGATCCGCGCCTATTGCGCGATCGAGGAAGGCGACGAGCTTTCGGTCGAACTCAAGAATGGCGATCCCATCAAGGGCCGCGTCAGCTGGGTCAAAGGCCAGAATGTCGGCGTCGCCTTTCATGAGCCGATCGACATTATCGAGATCCTGTCGACCTCAATGGACGGTCCGCGCCCGCGAATGCCGCGAATTGAAATCGATTGCCCGGTCACGCTCTACATCGACAGCAAGCCGGTTCAGGCCAAGGGCTGCGACGTCAGCCAGGGCGGTGTGAAGCTGCAGATCGCCGAACGCCTCGAAAATGGCGGCAAGGATATCGGCGTCTCGCTTCCGGGACTCGCGCCGGTGCGCGCCTCGGTCAAATGGCAGGAAGACGGCTATGCCGGCGTCACGTTCAACTCGCTGATGCCGCTCGCCGAACTCGTCGCCTGGCTCGAAGGCCAGCGCGGCCCCGTCCGCAAGGTGGGATAA
- a CDS encoding DUF938 domain-containing protein, translated as MKDLGVEAKREAPAAARNVVPIGDVLEGWLPDAGLVLETASGTGQHALAFAARFPHLEWQPSDPDPAALASIGAWREEAGSPSNLRAPLRIDASARDWPIDAADAVLSINMAHISPWKATLGLLDAAARILPVGAPLIFYGPWLADDVETAPSNLDFDASLKSRDSRWGLRRVEDLEKVAHKRGLRLVDRRAMPANNMMLKLLVSDPI; from the coding sequence ATGAAGGACCTTGGCGTCGAAGCGAAGCGCGAGGCGCCGGCCGCAGCGCGCAACGTCGTGCCCATCGGCGATGTGTTGGAAGGCTGGCTACCCGATGCGGGCCTCGTCCTCGAGACAGCCAGCGGGACAGGCCAGCATGCCTTGGCTTTCGCGGCGCGCTTTCCTCATCTGGAATGGCAGCCGAGCGATCCCGACCCTGCTGCCTTGGCCTCGATCGGGGCCTGGCGCGAGGAAGCGGGTTCGCCTTCCAACCTTCGTGCGCCGCTGCGGATCGATGCCTCTGCCCGCGACTGGCCCATCGATGCAGCCGATGCCGTCCTGTCGATCAACATGGCGCATATTTCGCCGTGGAAAGCGACGCTCGGGCTACTCGACGCCGCTGCCCGTATCCTGCCAGTGGGCGCGCCGCTCATTTTCTACGGGCCGTGGCTTGCCGACGATGTCGAAACCGCGCCCAGCAACCTGGACTTCGATGCCAGCCTCAAGTCGCGCGACTCGCGTTGGGGTTTGCGCCGAGTCGAGGATCTGGAAAAAGTGGCGCATAAACGTGGGTTAAGGCTGGTCGACCGTCGTGCGATGCCGGCCAACAATATGATGCTGAAATTGCTCGTTTCGGACCCGATTTAA
- the gcvT gene encoding glycine cleavage system aminomethyltransferase GcvT: MSGNEPSKLPLDSWHRERGARMVEFAGYEMPIQYEGIIAEHNWTREHAGLFDVSHMGQLSFAGDRVAEALEGLLPGDFKNLKPGKSRYSVLLNDSGGIKDDLIVTNADQHFIAVVNGATKQADYKHFFRKLPSNVGVTMHQDQALLALQGPDAEAVMVECLGIKGAPDMGFMTAGLADWRGNWLWISRSGYTGEDGFEISVHVDKVKELAARLVSDKRVKPVGLGARDSLRLEAGLPLYGHDLDEETTPVMADLGFAISKRRREEGRFPGDERILGELKDGSIVKRVGFTLDGRQPVREGAKLLDGEGNVVGKITSGGFSPSLERPIAMGYLATHLSDEGTVVKAEQRGKLFDVTVAAMPFVPHRYKRQQGKK; the protein is encoded by the coding sequence ATGAGTGGCAACGAGCCATCCAAACTTCCCCTCGACAGCTGGCACCGCGAGCGCGGTGCGCGCATGGTCGAATTTGCAGGCTATGAAATGCCGATCCAGTATGAAGGCATCATCGCCGAGCATAATTGGACCCGCGAGCATGCCGGCCTGTTCGACGTCAGCCATATGGGCCAGTTGAGCTTTGCCGGCGATCGCGTCGCCGAAGCGCTCGAAGGCTTGCTGCCCGGCGATTTCAAGAATTTGAAGCCCGGAAAGTCGCGCTATTCGGTGCTGCTCAACGATAGCGGCGGCATCAAGGACGACCTTATCGTCACCAATGCCGACCAGCATTTCATCGCCGTCGTCAACGGCGCGACCAAGCAGGCCGACTACAAGCATTTCTTCCGCAAGCTGCCGAGCAATGTCGGCGTCACCATGCACCAGGACCAGGCGCTGCTGGCGCTGCAGGGCCCGGACGCCGAAGCGGTGATGGTCGAATGTCTCGGTATCAAGGGCGCGCCCGACATGGGGTTCATGACCGCAGGGCTCGCCGACTGGCGCGGCAACTGGCTGTGGATCAGCCGCTCGGGCTATACCGGCGAAGACGGCTTCGAGATTTCGGTCCATGTCGACAAGGTCAAGGAACTGGCCGCGCGCCTCGTGTCGGACAAGCGCGTCAAGCCGGTCGGTCTCGGCGCGCGCGATTCGCTGCGGCTCGAGGCGGGACTGCCGCTTTACGGTCACGATCTCGATGAAGAGACGACGCCAGTCATGGCCGATCTCGGCTTTGCCATCTCCAAGCGCCGCCGCGAGGAAGGCCGCTTTCCGGGCGACGAGCGTATCCTCGGCGAACTCAAGGATGGCAGCATCGTCAAGCGCGTCGGCTTCACCCTCGACGGCCGCCAGCCGGTGCGCGAGGGCGCCAAGCTCTTGGACGGCGAGGGCAATGTCGTCGGCAAGATCACCTCGGGCGGTTTCTCGCCCAGCCTCGAGCGGCCCATCGCCATGGGCTATCTCGCCACCCACCTTTCCGACGAAGGCACGGTCGTGAAGGCCGAACAGCGCGGCAAGCTGTTCGACGTCACGGTCGCGGCAATGCCGTTCGTCCCGCATCGCTACAAGCGCCAACAGGGGAAGAAGTAA